The following are from one region of the Hydrogenimonas sp. SS33 genome:
- a CDS encoding methyltransferase domain-containing protein, with amino-acid sequence MQKAVSEPAMIGAEISARTNFEGAIVAFRERIYPLYGILRSAITRPGMTFEAFASMRNQRVWNDRIHAEAAGEWLLSMQNGDGGYARKYSLISGRDRSYIETSGYIIPTLLDLGEWLQDERYRRSVHRAGEWLLSVQNRDGSFSEIDSGAPMAFDTGQVLTGLNRLWSETGDVRYRDAAQRAAKWLADSQEADGSWRRVAYNKQPHAYYSRVAAAMLEYAKAQGDEAVADVARRHLEWVLAQQKPNGFFRHASFVEGVPAYLHTVVYILEGLLDAYALEGDSRYLEAVLKNAGQLLKRQNREEKILCSQYDEDFGCANPQKCMTGLAQWAGISLRLARLTSDEKWNEAADVTIFYLKPKQLFAEGVLRGALPASVPFWGRYGAFDFVNWGNKFFIDALILRREREPSSLCEQECFVAHAFSFAPAEVAGEELGAMERLYLEKIDECVQKKGWQKKKIRFLDLGCGRGRFIEALKTRYPAWEIVGVDPVFEGENVRRGSAYAIPFKEGYFDAVLTIEVLQHTYLDDALAEIRRVLKKNGTLLIGERNPVSGLGLLKPFFELNGKWMYAWDDPFRERWYYAGGWKKRLAEKHIYAEHVETLEHPLPSRIPRMNRYYWIKGLKSE; translated from the coding sequence TTGCAAAAGGCGGTTTCCGAACCGGCGATGATTGGGGCGGAAATCTCCGCCCGGACGAATTTCGAAGGGGCGATCGTGGCTTTTAGGGAACGGATCTACCCTCTTTACGGCATCTTGCGCTCCGCAATCACCCGTCCCGGAATGACTTTCGAAGCTTTCGCCTCAATGCGGAACCAGAGAGTATGGAACGATCGGATCCATGCCGAAGCGGCGGGAGAGTGGCTGCTTTCGATGCAAAACGGAGATGGAGGGTATGCCAGAAAGTATTCGCTGATTTCCGGACGGGACCGGAGTTACATCGAAACGAGCGGCTATATTATTCCGACCCTGCTGGATCTGGGAGAGTGGCTCCAGGATGAGCGCTACAGGAGGAGTGTGCACAGAGCCGGGGAGTGGCTTCTCTCCGTGCAAAACAGGGACGGAAGTTTCAGTGAGATCGACTCGGGCGCTCCCATGGCTTTCGATACGGGGCAGGTTTTGACAGGGTTGAACCGCCTGTGGAGCGAAACCGGGGATGTACGGTACCGTGATGCGGCGCAAAGGGCTGCAAAATGGCTGGCCGATAGTCAGGAAGCCGATGGCAGCTGGCGGCGTGTCGCCTACAACAAACAGCCCCATGCCTACTACAGCCGAGTGGCGGCAGCCATGCTGGAGTACGCCAAAGCGCAGGGGGATGAAGCGGTCGCCGATGTGGCCCGACGCCATTTGGAATGGGTTCTTGCCCAACAAAAACCCAACGGTTTTTTCCGCCACGCTTCGTTTGTCGAAGGGGTCCCCGCCTATCTGCATACGGTTGTCTATATCCTGGAAGGGCTGCTCGACGCCTATGCCCTTGAAGGCGATTCCCGATACCTCGAAGCGGTTCTGAAAAACGCCGGACAGCTTTTGAAGCGCCAGAACCGTGAAGAGAAGATACTCTGCTCCCAGTATGATGAAGATTTCGGGTGCGCCAATCCCCAGAAATGCATGACCGGCCTGGCCCAATGGGCCGGTATCTCTCTCCGGCTTGCGCGGTTGACATCGGATGAGAAATGGAACGAAGCGGCAGATGTGACGATTTTCTATCTCAAACCGAAACAGCTCTTTGCCGAAGGGGTTCTGCGGGGTGCCCTTCCCGCTTCCGTACCCTTTTGGGGTCGGTACGGTGCCTTTGATTTCGTCAACTGGGGAAACAAGTTTTTCATCGATGCTCTGATCCTGAGACGGGAGAGGGAACCCTCTTCGCTGTGTGAACAGGAGTGTTTCGTCGCCCATGCTTTTTCGTTCGCTCCGGCAGAGGTGGCCGGAGAGGAGCTGGGAGCGATGGAGCGGCTCTATCTGGAAAAGATCGATGAGTGTGTGCAAAAAAAGGGATGGCAGAAGAAAAAGATACGGTTTCTGGATCTGGGGTGCGGCAGAGGACGCTTCATCGAAGCTTTGAAAACGCGGTACCCGGCATGGGAGATCGTCGGCGTCGATCCCGTTTTCGAAGGAGAAAACGTCCGTCGGGGAAGTGCCTACGCCATTCCGTTCAAAGAGGGGTATTTTGATGCCGTTTTGACGATCGAGGTCCTGCAGCATACCTATTTGGACGATGCCCTCGCCGAAATCCGGCGCGTTTTGAAAAAGAACGGAACGCTCCTGATCGGAGAGCGAAACCCGGTTTCGGGTTTGGGGCTGCTCAAGCCGTTTTTCGAGCTGAACGGCAAATGGATGTATGCCTGGGACGATCCTTTCCGTGAACGCTGGTATTATGCCGGCGGCTGGAAAAAGAGACTTGCCGAAAAGCATATTTATGCAGAGCATGTCGAAA
- a CDS encoding nucleotide sugar dehydrogenase, with protein MSEKIAVVGLGYVGLPLAHAFSFKYPVVGFDIARRRVEELRQGYDRTLELSWEQVREAIGNGMRFTDDREEIRNCNIYIVTVPTPIDEHKNPDLAPLKKASETIAKVLKPNDIVIYESTVYPGATEEVCVPILEKQSGLTFNEDFYCGYSPERINPGDKEHTVTKIPKVTSGSTPETAKKIDDLYASVITAGTHMAPSIKVAEAAKVIENAQRDINIAFVNELALIFEKLGIDTLDVLAAAGTKWNFLPFKPGLVGGHCIGVDPYYLTYKAKEIGYHPEVILSGRRINDNMGVHVANRVVKLMIHKGHTIKGAKVLVLGITFKENCPDIRNSRVIDVIRELADFGCDVDVFDPWADAAEVKREYGIDLLPRFEEGLADRYDAVVLAVAHEAFKKMNIGKSGRRVVYDIKGLLERPKIDARL; from the coding sequence ATGTCTGAAAAGATCGCCGTTGTGGGCCTGGGGTATGTCGGCCTCCCTCTGGCCCATGCCTTCAGCTTCAAATACCCCGTTGTCGGTTTCGATATTGCACGCCGGCGCGTCGAAGAGCTTCGACAGGGCTATGACCGCACTTTGGAATTGAGCTGGGAGCAGGTCAGAGAGGCTATCGGAAACGGTATGCGGTTTACGGACGACAGGGAAGAGATACGGAACTGCAATATTTATATCGTCACCGTACCCACGCCGATCGATGAGCACAAAAATCCGGATCTTGCTCCTTTGAAAAAAGCGAGTGAAACCATCGCGAAAGTCCTTAAACCGAACGACATCGTTATCTACGAATCCACGGTCTATCCCGGAGCGACCGAAGAGGTTTGCGTCCCGATTCTCGAAAAACAGAGCGGTTTGACATTCAATGAAGATTTCTATTGCGGCTATTCGCCCGAACGCATCAACCCCGGTGACAAAGAGCACACCGTCACCAAAATTCCGAAGGTCACCTCCGGTTCGACCCCCGAAACCGCCAAGAAGATCGATGACCTCTATGCATCCGTCATAACGGCCGGCACCCATATGGCTCCCAGCATAAAGGTGGCGGAGGCTGCAAAAGTCATAGAAAACGCCCAAAGGGACATCAACATCGCTTTCGTCAACGAACTGGCCCTCATTTTTGAAAAACTCGGGATCGATACGCTGGACGTACTGGCCGCCGCAGGGACCAAATGGAATTTCCTCCCTTTCAAACCGGGTCTGGTGGGAGGGCACTGCATCGGTGTCGATCCCTACTATCTCACCTACAAGGCCAAAGAGATAGGCTACCATCCGGAAGTCATTCTCTCGGGCCGGAGAATCAATGACAATATGGGTGTTCATGTGGCGAACCGGGTCGTCAAGCTGATGATACACAAGGGGCACACGATCAAGGGTGCCAAAGTACTTGTGCTGGGAATCACCTTCAAGGAAAACTGTCCGGATATCCGTAACAGCCGTGTAATAGATGTGATTCGGGAGTTGGCGGATTTCGGTTGCGATGTGGATGTCTTCGACCCGTGGGCCGATGCGGCGGAGGTGAAAAGGGAGTATGGAATCGATCTGCTGCCCCGATTCGAAGAAGGGCTTGCCGACCGGTACGATGCGGTCGTTTTGGCCGTTGCGCATGAAGCATTCAAGAAAATGAATATCGGAAAAAGCGGGCGGCGGGTTGTTTACGACATCAAAGGGTTGCTTGAACGCCCGAAAATCGATGCCAGGTTGTAA